AGTGAAATAATTTCCCAAGGTGCTTAAGGCTGTAACTCTGTGAAAGATTGCAACCTTGCAGGTCCAGTACACGTGTAACTCGGAAACTGTCAAGGGCCGGCATTGAATCAAGAGCAGATGGAAATACAAAAACTGACCTCACTTGTTGCAAGCTCTTTGTAGCCCAAGTCATAGAATGATTGTCCTTGCCATTTTGAAGGGACAACCTCCGGATTGTATTTGATGGAGAAGTGTTCTCCGTACCACTCAGGACTGTAACAAAGTTTTCTTCATTTGATAAGGAACATATAAGATCAAGCACCATATCATGTACTTGGCATCCTTGTATCGAACCAGAGTACCAATCATACATGGGTTGGATCATACTTCTATTTATCAGATCGTTGAAGTAACTCTCTCCAACTTCTAGTAGGGTTTGGCCTTGTTTTCCAGATTGAATAAAACCTTCAGCTATCCACATGTTTATCAGGCAAACTTTGTTAATCATATAATCTTCTGGAAACACACTTAAATATAGAAAACAAGTCCTCAGATGGGCTGGCATATCATAATAGCTAAGTGACAAAATATTTCTCATATTCCTCACATCTTGATTATTTTCCAATCCAGTACCCACAGAGTTGCAGAGTTCATACCACTCCAATATCATTCCTCCTTTGCTAGCCAGTAAACTAGCTATCGTAATGATAGCTAAGGGTACGCCAGCGCATTTCTTTAGAATTCTATCAGAGACTTCAGCCAACTGCTCATCAGGACATTTGACTTTATCTTCATTGTGAAATATTCTTCTATACAATAATGTTCTAGACTCCTGAAGGCAGAGAGGTTTCAGCTCATAAGCACCACCAACTTCTTCAGCGACATTGACATTACGGGTAGTTATGATAATTCTGTATCTGCCATTATTATCAGGCAGGGCACATCTCATCATTTTCCAAACTGAAATATCCCAGATGTCATCGAGAACAATGATATATCTGTGCATATGGAAACATAAAAAGGCAAGCTATTAAAAAATTATGCTAGATAGGGTATTAAGCTAAGCATGGAGCTATTACATTACCATAGCTAGAGTATTAAAAGAGCAATTAGATTAGCACTACAAATCCTTTTAGTGAGGACTCAGGAGTCTCCATCAATGCTACAAAAGAGATTTAGTGGTTGTAGTACATGGTTTAATTAATGGGGAGACACAAGATCATTTTTAATAACTCCTTTACTGCCACCTTGGTCATGCACATGGCAGTTATGGAGTAATCAAGTTGATGCCTACTACTAGTGTGCGTACTGTAAAGTTTTCATACCTCTTGCTCTGAAGGAATTCTCTGATCTCATCAATAACATTGATCCTTGCATTATTTCTCTTGGCAAGTTGATAGAACATGTCCTGGAACAGTTTCTCCATGTGAGGATTCCGGGACACCGAAACAAATGCAGAGCAATCGAACTGCGACCTGATCTTTTCATAGACTGCATTAGCAAGAGTTGTCTTTCCCAGGCCCCCAAATCCAACAATGGAAACTATCTTGTCTTCCTCCTTGGACACTTCATCCCCTCCCATCAGAATCTTGACTACCTCATCTCTCGTCTCCTCAACGCCAACAAGCTCTGTTGCCTCTGCGTACTGAAAGACCAAACGAGGATCGAAAGTTGCATTGGCAGGCTGATCAGCAACACCGCTGATCTTGTACCTCTCACGCCGCTCACACACCTCCATGACACGGCTCTTGATGTCCCTAATGTCAGTAGCAACCTTACGGCGAAACTTAGCCCGTGTCAGCAAGTTCAGGCTCCTGTAGATGAACTTCTTGAAGCCATGATGTGGCTGGGGAGGCTCGCTGCCCTTGCCACGAACCATGAACGCGTCGATGCTGTCCTCGATGTCGTAGGTCAGCTCTCGCACATCCCTGGCCCAGATCTTGTCCTGCTTGTCGAGCCGGTCGGCCGGCGCATCCGAGAGCTTCTCGAGGGCGGCTTTcatgctctcgagctcggcctgCAGGAACATGATCTCCCCCTTCACCCCCTTCTGCAGATTGTACTCGCCGACGAGCAGATCGGCAAGCTTGGGGAGGAGGCGAGGCAGGGCACCCGTCACCACCTCCATGATGAATCTGTTGCTCACAGACAGCAAGGAGTAAGATCACAGATCAGCAAGCTTAGCTGAACTTCTGAAACTGTAGTGGAGCTCTAGAAAAAACCTGTCCTAATTGCCGCTGTGTGGCCCCCAGTCGTGAGTCGTGACGCCGCTCTTCACTGGATGAtcaggccggccgccgccgcttgtcGCCGGATCGAACCGACGCTGCGAGTCTGTGACGAAGGTGCCGATTGCCACTGCTCGCTGAGTTGCTCCTTGCTGGCCGCCATCGCCGTTGACTTGGAACAGGACTCAAGACTCGAAGAGACTGATGAGACTGACTCTGCTTTGCCTTTCTTAGCCCTGTTGGAGAATTTAGTCTCATCAAATCCTGTATTTGAAGATAGTATGATTTACACGTTTTAGAAAAAATATTCTCTATTAATAAAGAGTAAAATATGTGGGCGGTCGTCGAATTTATCTctcaaaatgcatttttagattCATAAACTTGTCTGAAAGTATCATTCGGATCCCTACACTCTCAAGATGCATATTCAGGTCTCCAAACATATCTTAATGTGTCATTTCTGTCCCAAAACTCTAAAGGTGAATTTTCATATCcctaaaaaatttgaatttaatcaATTGTATTCAAAATAGACTGTTTATTAAACCATTTTTCAGCCGATTCATTTAGAAATTTTACCACTAAACCATTTGAATTCCGAATTAGCTGCTTATTAATTATACATCATCAGTTAATCCAGATCATTTGATTTCAAAGGTGGATATTATAGTTTTCTCGTTTAACATGGAGATATTAATGCTAATCCTGAATATTTCCTACTAactatttatattttgcatgTGCTTTGTATAAATTTATTAGAATTAATTGGatatatgccattacaattttgcaAGTTCACCGttctgccattacaattcatctATTTGGAGATATGTTATTACAATTAGTTCTTTAATTGAGATGTGCTATTTTGTATGTATTTGATGTTTTTAGGTCCACTGGCAGTCCTCCGTATTTTTGTATGGTCCAAAATACTCATGTTACCTCTATTCTACCCCttttgacatgtgggccccacgtcatcttcttccttcctttcttccctaACCGGCCTCAAAATAAACAATCGTGCACAGCAGCGTCGACCTCAATTGTGACAGAGATTGTGATGGAGCCCCAATCAGCATCGTAGAGGACCGAGGTGGGGCGCACATGGAGCAGCACGACGGCGCCCCTCAGGCGGATGTAGTTCTGGATGGCCCACTTGATAGTGAAAATGGACTCATCAGAGAGGTCGACAACGATGGCGATGTGGCGGTGTGGGATGGCCGGGTTGATCCCCGCGAGCcaggagaagaagaagcatGGGGAGGGGGGCTGGATTGCGCCCGCTCGCACCGCCACCGAGAGTCGCACTGGCGCCAAGGTCCAAGCGATGTAGCACACGTAGAGGAGGGTGGCGCTGAAGGTGTTGAGCGGTTGCGGTGGCGCGTCCCGGGCGTGGGCGatccgccggcgctggaggtgccAATAGGGTGGgcgggccgccggccgcggagccgccagaGGCAGCTCGGGTCGGCGTCTCCGTCGAGCCCCGCCACACCGTTGGactatggcggcggcggatccggcgcaGCCGAAGGCCAAGCGGAGGGCGCCCGACACGCCCGGATCTGGTGGTGGCGTAGATCAAAGGAGGCCTCCGCGTGCGCCATGGTAGTGGTGTGGTGGTGCTCCAGTTGACTGGGAGTGAGGAGCGGCGGGGTTGAGTTCAAGTAGATTCGGGATAGGAGAGAAGAGAGGCCGGTTGGAGAAGAATggaaagaggaagaagatgacctAGGTCCCACACGTCAGCAATGGGGGAGAGAAGAGCCAGTAGGGATATTTTGGACCATACAAAAATACAAAGATCTGCGAGTGGACCCAAGAGCATCAAATACATATAAAATGTCACATCTCAAAaacgaattgtaatggcatatctCAAATAGGTGACCTAAAAGTGACATTTTAGAAATGGGTCCCTAAAAGTGACCCTGATTTCTAGGGGCCGATTGGAACGCAACGCGTCCCTAGAAATACCAATTTTCAAGTGCGATCCATGTTTTCCTCCACCCTTATAAATCAGAATCATTTACATGGGTGGTTCACCCCATGATTTTGCATCTAGAAACTCATTTTCAGGTGCGGATTGAATGCTACCATATGCGCCATGAATATTTGGTGCGGAGGAACCCCTCGGccgtccctaaaaatatttGGTAATTCAACATACAAATCACCTTTATAATGTGTATATCTATTTTTGATGAAGATATCAAAAACAAAAACTTGTGTCATCACGCTGCAACATGGACCTGCATCGGAGCAGGTAGGCTCCTCTGGAAACAGCATTCAAAGAGGTAAATCAGTTTTCCTCAAAAGTCAAATTGTTACACGTGCTCTGAATATTCCACATATATAAAAGCTGCAGCCCAACAAAAATCAAATTTCTATCTACTAAAAGCAAAACAGTTACATgtacaaaaaataaaaactacATCATTTTCGCCAGTCCCGAAGCGTCGGATGATTCGGGTGAACTATAGCTGCACGCCACAGCACTGCCATAGCTTCCTCCGTGTCCTCCTCGCTGTCGTCTTCAGATCGGAAGCGAATTAACACATTCTGGGGCGACGCAGGTTCCCCAGGCCCAATTCGAAATCAGTGATGCTGCCAGCGATTTCTCTCGTCTTGCGCACAGGGAACGTTAAGTCAAGGTCTGTGAGCCTCGGCATGGCTCCCTGCCAAAATACCACAGGAGGTGTGAAGTTCCGCAACTTGCACTGTACCAGGCTTGGGAACGAAGCTGCACCCACAATGAGTCTCCGAAGGATTCCTCTCTCCTCATGCTCCACCGACAGATATAGATCTCGGAGAGCTGGAAACCTCCCGAGGATTTGGAGATCCTCCTGCTGTAGCTCCTTAACAACAACGGATAAGATGGAGAGATATCgaagattttttttagaaatatgAATATATTAATATTCTAGCCGCTGCATGAAACTCTGCATATAGCTGTTCATTATTACAAACAAAGTTCTTCCGAACACCAAGAGGGACGACTCAGTTTGAGAAACAAGAATAAAATTATCCATAGAAAATTCTATTACTAAAAGATCATCCAATGGAAGCAAAAATCTCCATAGCTGGAGTTTCAAGCACACGGCACCCCAGAGTAACATGAGGTCGCTCCATCTCCTTCTGTAGCAAAGCCCAAACGTGGATCCAGTGTGTCCCTCGGAAAATAACCTGTAAAGGAGTAACAGCTCTGGAGTTGTCAAAAATCATGTCATTTCTACTTAACCAAATTGCCCAACAGACGGCCGAAGCTCCAACCAAAGTTTTGTACATAAGCTTCTTATTAAGCCCAATTAACCATCCATTAAACATATGGAGAATATTCATGGGTGGTGTAATATTAAAACAAACATGTACAATCCTCAAAATAATTCTAGCCAATTGACAATCGAAGAAAAGATGTTGGATAGTTTCATCGAAATTACATAAACAACACTTTATACTTCCCTTTCATTGTAGAAGAAAAGATGTTGGATAGTTTCATCGAAATTACAGAAACAACACTTTATACTTCCCTTTCATTGTCGACGTGCTAGATTATCTTTGGTTAGAACTATTCCTTTTTGTAAATACCAAATGAAAACTTTAATTTTTAAGGGTAGTTTCAACTtccaaaaaatattattatacgGCACAGCCAAAGGTGCCACCAAAGTCCTATACATAGATCGAATTGTAAACTGGCTATTTTGTTTTGGCATCCATAAAAAGGTATCCTTCTGATCTGTTAACTGAACATTTACAACTTTAGCTACCAGGTGATGCCAGGCTTGTAAGTTGTTCCCAATTAAAGATCTTCTGAAGGCTACATTTAAAGGATTCGACCTAAGGACCGTTGACACTGTTGCACTCTTCTTTTGTACAATATTATACAAATCTGGATATTGAATTTTAAAAGGGGTGGTCTCCAGCCAGGCATCCTCCCAAAAATGAGTTTGAGACCCATCTCCCACCATGAATTTGCCCATTCTCAAAAAATCATTGTTGACTTTCATCAAGCTAGACCAAAAATGAGAATCACTCGGCATGTATTCTACTTGTGTGATGGTTTTGTATCTCAAATATTTATTTCTTAAGAGCCTTTGCCAAATTTCATCCTCATTAATAAGCCGAAACACCCATTTACTGAGTAAACATCTATTCTGTAGGTCAAGGTCTAAGATTCCTAACCTTCCTTGATCTTTAGGAGTACAGAGTATCCCCCATTTTGTTAGTCTATACTTTTTCTTATGACCATCGCTTTGCCAGAAAAATCTAGATCTATAATAATCCAGTCTTTTTAAGACACCACGAGGTACCTAAAATAAAGAAAGCATAAACATAGACAAATTTCTAAGGACAGAATTAATGAGAACCAACCGCCCACCTACAGAGAGCAATTTACCTTTCCATCCACTCAATTTCTTTTGGAATCTTTCCTCCACTTCTTTCCAATCTGAGTTTCTGAGCTTTCTATGATGCATTGGTATTCCTAAGTATCTAAAAGGAAGGGCACCCATATCACACCCGAAGATTTGAGAGTATTCCCTCCCTAGATTTCTAGCTTCACCATAGCAGAACATCTCACTTTTATGAAAATTGATCTTAAGACTAGACAATTGCTCAAAAGCACATAGCAAAAGCTTCATGTTCTTGGCCTCTTCTAGATCATTTTCCATGAAGAGAATCGTATCATCCGCATATAGCTGAAGCGATTATGATTCAACAATATAGGCCCATTTGTTTGCTGAATGtaagtttcaaaatttttacaaagGTTCTAACCAACAGAATTCTTTTGGTAGCTCAAAAGGTTATAATATCTTCTCAAATAGCTTTTCTTTCTGGTAGGTTTATTTTGGAGAGTGTAGTTGTCTTACATGAGACAATTCATGAGTTgcataggaaaaagaaaagtgggGGTCATTCTTAAGTTAGACTTCGAAAAAGCTTATGACAAGGTGAAGTGGCCTTTCTTGCAACAGGTGTTGCGTTTGAAAGGCTTCTCAAATAAGTGGATCTCTTGGATCCAGCAAGTCACAGAGAAAGGGACAGTAGGTATAAAAGTGAATGATAATATAGGGCACTATTTTTAGACAAAGAAGGGGGTCAGACAAGGTGATCCGTTATCTCCTATTTTTTTCAATATTGTTGTAGATATTTTAGCTATTTTAATCGACCGTGCGAAAGGGACTGGGTTAATTAGGGGTGTAGTCCCAAACCTGGTTGAGATATCAAAGATGCGAGGGATTCATCCATTCTGGCCGTGCAGAGAACCAGCAGTTCCTCATTTCAATTCTACGGAGATGAGGAGGGGCGCACCAGGCATCAAATCCTCCGATTTTGCCTAGAAGAATCGTACCACAAATATCTACACTGGGACACCTAACGGAGTACTCACACGGAACCTGAACCTCTGAAAACGACGTTCCATGTGTTACAGGATCATGGTTGGTTTTGGGGTTTTTTATTAGGTTCACAGTGCTGTGTTGTTAGCAGCCCAAGCACTACTACTCCGACCCCAGAGGTGTCCGGACCAAGGCCCAAGTGGCAGGTGAAGCCCAACAAGCGTATGAGTGGCCCAGAGTGGGTGAGGTAGACGATGTATAAAGGAGAGTGAGCCGTATGAGCTCAGAACTCATGAATGTACAAGCACATTATTCCCAAATCAATCTGACCTCCTCCGATCCCCAATTGCTTGCTACCCTCTTCCCAATTCTATTCTCTGATTCGATTTCCGCCTTCCTCCGCTCGTtgctaacatctggtatcagatTCACGGTCCTGTGCCAGTTCTGGATCCACCCCACTCCCACTTTACCAGGTTCCAGTGCTCCCTTGGCGCCATGGATCCGACCTCGAAGCTCCTGATCGATGAGATGAAGAAGCTCGGCGATCGATTTGCCCTGGTGCAATCTCTTGTCGACAGCCTGGAGGGCTCCCTTGGTGACAGTTTCAAGTTGGTGGAGCAGTCGGCCAACAACCTCGTCGCCTGGCAACCCGGCATCGACGCTGCCATCACGGATCTCACTGCCAAGCTAGGATCTGTCGATGAAGTCAAGTCCCAGGTTGGCTCTGTCTCCACCAAGCTGGATCAAGTGGTCCTCGATCGTCATGTAGCAGGTTCGGGGATCCTTCCGAACCctgtggcggccgcggcgtcttCGCCTGCCGGTAACCTGGCCGTCGGCCCCGATGGGCACCGCATCGACAATCATTACTGGGAGCCTGGGTTTGAGTCGGTCACGACTATCTCCCACCTCCCGGTCAAGGGTATGCCGTCCGATCTGCCTCCCCTAACTTTTGATTCGCGTCCCTTTTCCACTTACCGCTTTTAGAGTTCGTCTGGTCCTGCCATGTACCCTGCTACTGGTCGTTTACCCAAGCTTCCCTTCCCCAAATTTGAGGGCGAAAACCCCAAGTTGTGGCAGTCCCACGTCGAGAGTTATTTCAATATGCATGGTGTGGATAAATCCTTTTGGGTGAAGTTGTCGGCCATGTACTTTGATGGCCCGGCGGCGCGCTGGTTTCAAACAATCGAGCGCAATGCCCATTGCTTGAGTTGGAATGATTTCTGCAAATTGATTCATGATAGGTTTGGTAGAGACCAGCACGAATTGCTCATCTACCAGTTGTTTCATATCCGTCAAACAGGGTCTGTATAAGAGTATGTTAAGCGCTTCGCTGAATTAGTTGATCAGTTGTCAGCCTACACTTCTAACACAGATCCCCTGTATTATACTTTGCGCTTCATCGATGGTCTTCATGATAATATCAGATCTATTGTTCTTGTGCAAAGACCCCAAGATTTGGATACTGCTTGTGTCTTGGCTGCCTTGCAGGAAGAGGTGGGGGATTCTTCTCGCCGAAGGGAATTCTGACGCCCTGATCCACCACAACCATCGAAGCCGGCGTCCCATGGTCCTCCTCCACTTCCTGCTCCGCCGCGTGCGCCCCCAACAACATCCACACCAGCTGTGGATCGCCGTGGAGTTGAGGCTTCTCGTGCTGAATCGTCCCCGAAAGCCAGAGCCACTGCCCTTCGCACCTACCGCCGCGCTATGAGCCTCTGCTACAAATACGGTGAGAAATGGCATCGCGACCACTCTTGTGCCCCCACTGTACAGTTGCATCTGGTGCAGGAACTATGGGAATTGTTTCAGTTGGAAGACGACTCGCCCGAGCTCCAACCTGATTCAGCAGTGTCCTCTGATCAGTTGTTCTTGGCAATTTCAAAGGCTGCTGTTAATGGTGTTCCTGCTCCCCGAACTGTGCAGTTTTCGGGCTCTATCCAGCAGATTCCGGCTTCTATATTGGTGGATTCTGGTAGGTCGACTTCTTTCATTAGTTGTCAATTGGCAGCTCAGCTTTCAGGTGTTCAACCATTACAGGTTCCTGTCTCTTAGCAAGTCGCTGGTGGTAGCATTCTGTCTTGCAATTCTGTAATTGCTCAAGCCCAGTGGTTTATTGGCTCAGTTCAATTCCAGTCTGATCTCAAGGTGCTTCCACTGACAGCATATGATATCATCATTGGTATGTATTGGTTAGAGGCATTCAGTCCCATGACTGTCCATTGGCAACAAAAGTGGCTGCAGATCCCATATCAGGGCAAGATGGTGCTGCTCCAAGGGGAACTTCCAGTCCAACTTGATAATCTGTTAATCCAAGTATGTGCTCTGTCTGAAGCTGAGGTGCAGCACTCTGAGGTGTCACTTTTGCCGCCTGACATTCAGCTACTTGTTGATCAGTTTAGAGCCTTGTTTGAGGAACCCACCGACTTGCCTCCTTCTCGGGCCTGCGATCACGAAATACCTTTGATTCCTGGAGCCCGGCCTGTGAACATCCATCCCTACCACTACCCTCTGGCTCTTCGCGATGAGATCGAACGCCAAGTTGCTGACATGCTGCAGAAGGGCTTGATCCAACCCAGCTCCAGTTTGTTTTCGTCCCCTGTCCTCCTagtcaagaagaaagatggcTCATACCATTTTTGTGTGGACTTTCGGCATCTCAATGCACTCACCATGAAGTCCAAGTTTCCTGTTCCGGTTTTTTATCAGTTGATGGATGAGCTCGCTTCGGCATCTTGGTTCTCCAACTTCGACCTACGGGCAGGGTTCCACCAGATTTTGCTGAAACCCGGGGAAGAGTTTAAAACTGCCTTTCAGACTCATTTCGGCCAGTTTGAGTTCCGAGTCATGGCCTTCGGATTGACAGGGGCACCAGCATCGTTCCAGGGAGCCATGAATGCTACTTTGGCTCCGGGGCTGCGCAAATTTGTCATTGTATTCTTCGATGATATCCTGGTTTATAGCCATTcttatgaagagcatttgtatTACATCCGTCAAGTGTTTGCATGGTTGGCATGTGACCAATGGAAGCTTAAATTCTCTATATGCAAGTTCGCTCAACGGTTTATCTCTTACTTGGGACACATTATTAGTGAAACTGGTGTAGCAACCAACCCTGCCAAGGTTGAGGCTGTTGCCAGTTGGCCTGTTCCCACCTCTGTCAAGGAATTGCGCAGCTTCCTCGGCCtcgctggatattatcggaaaTTCGTTCGACACTTTGGCATCATTGCCCGGCCCCTCACCAATCTGCTGAAGAAGAACACTATGTTTGTGTGGACTGTTGAGCATGACGACGCGTTTTCAGCCCTCAAGGCGGCCCTATCCTCAGCCCCAGTTTTGGCACTGCCGGATTTCTCTATTCCATTTGCTATTGAGACAGACGCATGTGCCAATGGAGTAGGTGCTGTCTTGGTCCAGCGTGGTCACCCGTTGGCTTTCATCAGTAAGGCGCTTGGTCATCGTACTATGGGTCTTTCCACTTATGAGAAAGAGTATTTGGCAATCTTAGTAGCAGTTGAGCAGTGGCGCCACTATCTTCAGTTTGGGGAGTTTTTCATCTTCACTAATCAGCAAAAGCTTAATCCACCTTAATGAGCAGCGCCTTCATACGCCATAGCAACAGAAGGTCTTCACCAAGCTCCTCGGGTTGCAGTACAAAATAGTGTACAAACAGGGCTCTGCCAATCAGGCCGCCGATGCATTATCCCGCCGGACATCCTCCCATGAGCTACTGGCCATTTCCACCTGCACACCACAATGGTTGGAGGCAGTTGTGGGCTCTTATGCTAATGACTCGGTGGCTGTGGATCTCATTGCCAAGCTGTCTTTACACCCTGCTGCTGTGCCCAATTACACCCTACTCTGGTGTGCTGCTCTATAAGAACCGTATTTGGCTCGGGCATGACAAGTCCTTGCATCAACAGGTTATCTCCGCCATGCACAGTTCTGCACTGGGAGGACACTCGGGTATTCCTGTGACTTACAATCGCCTCAAACACTATTTCTTCTAGCCCGGCATGAAGTCAGCAGTCCGAGAGTATGTGCAGACCTATTCAGTTTGTCAGCAAGCTAAGCCTGATCACGCTCGCTACCCAGGCCTTCTCTAGCCCTTGCCTGTACCTTCTTCAGCTTGGGATATGGTGTCACTTGATTTCGTGGAGGGCTTGCCTCGCTCAGGAAATTCAGACACTATATTGGTGGTTGTCAACAAATATTCCAAGTTTGCTCACTTCATCCCGTTATGCCATCCGTTCACTGCCTTCTCTGTGGCAAAAGCTTTCATGGATCAAGTCTACAAGCTGCATGGTATGCCCACCTCTCTCATCTCGGATCGTGACCGGGTGTTCACCAGTAATCTGTGGAAGGAATTGTTTGGTTTGGCTGGAGTTCAGTTGCGAATGAGTTCTGCATACCATCCCCAGACAAACGGTCAGACGTAGCGTGTCAACCAGTGTATAGAGATGTACCTGTGCTGTTTCGTGCATGCCTGCCCATCCAAGTGGTCTTCCTGGCTATCCCTTGCCGAATTCTGGTACAACACGAGCTCCCACTCCGCCTTGGGGCGTTCTCCGTTTGAAGTGTTGTATGGGCATGCTCCTCGTCACTTCGGCATTGATTCTGCATCTGCCTGTGCGGCCTCTGATTTATTTGATTGGCTTCAAGAATGCGAGGTCATAAAAAATTTGGTTCGTCAGCACCTTCTCCGTGCTCAGGATCACATGAAGCGGCAGGATGACAAGGGGCGCTCAGAGAGGGTATTCCAGGTTGGCGACCATGTTTACTTGAAGCTTTATCCATATGTGCAATCGTCCTTGGCCCCTCGTGCCAACCAGAAGCTTTCCTTCAAGTTCTTCGGCCCATACACTGTGGTGCAACGGATTGGTTCTGTGGCTTATCACTTGGACCTCCCTTCGTCAGCACTTGTCCACCCGGTGTTTCATGTTTCTCAATTGAAGCGAGCTATTGGTACTCAAATGGTGTCTTCTTCGCTGCCTACTGCTCCAGCTTCACTAGCTGTACCGGATCGCATTCTTCAACGCCGAGTTTCTACAGGTGAGCATCCTGTGCTGCAGGGTCTCATCAAGTGGTCTGGTCTGCCGACTTCGTTGGCGACTTGGGAGAATCTGGAGTCGCTGTGTCAACAGTTCCCACTGGCTCCGACTTGGGGACATGTCGTTTCGCAAGGAGAAGGGGGTGTTAGCAGCCCAAGCACTACTACTCCTACCCTAGAGGTgtccggcccaaggcccaagcgGCAGGTGAAGCCCAACAAGCGTATGAGTGGCCCAAAGTGGGTGAGGTAGACGATGTATAAAGGAGAGCGAGCCGTATGAGCTCAGAACTCATGAATGTACAAGCACATTATTCCCAAATCAATCTGACCTCCTCCGATCCCCAATTGCTTGCTACTCTCTTCCCAATTCTATTCTCTGATTCGATTTCCCCCTTCCTCCGCTCGTTGCTAACATGTGTGTCGTACCATAACCTTTTCACTTGTTAAGCCACAGATAAAACCTTAGGTAATTACGGGGAAGTCATCCCAATGTACGTTACTTACTCTTGCGCCGAGCTCAGTTACGATACTCAGAACCACTTCATGGCGTCCTCGACGATGTCGTCGTCAGGTTTGGGTGCCCCGTACGGCCGTACCTCAATGTA
This genomic interval from Panicum virgatum strain AP13 chromosome 8K, P.virgatum_v5, whole genome shotgun sequence contains the following:
- the LOC120644991 gene encoding disease resistance protein PIK6-NP-like isoform X1, encoding MEVVTGALPRLLPKLADLLVGEYNLQKGVKGEIMFLQAELESMKAALEKLSDAPADRLDKQDKIWARDVRELTYDIEDSIDAFMVRGKGSEPPQPHHGFKKFIYRSLNLLTRAKFRRKVATDIRDIKSRVMEVCERRERYKISGVADQPANATFDPRLVFQYAEATELVGVEETRDEVVKILMGGDEVSKEEDKIVSIVGFGGLGKTTLANAVYEKIRSQFDCSAFVSVSRNPHMEKLFQDMFYQLAKRNNARINVIDEIREFLQSKRYIIVLDDIWDISVWKMMRCALPDNNGRYRIIITTRNVNVAEEVGGAYELKPLCLQESRTLLYRRIFHNEDKVKCPDEQLAEVSDRILKKCAGVPLAIITIASLLASKGGMILEWYELCNSVGTGLENNQDVRNMRNILSLSYYDMPAHLRTCFLYLSVFPEDYMINKVCLINMWIAEGFIQSGKQGQTLLEVGESYFNDLINRSMIQPMYDWYSGSIQGCQVHDMVLDLICSLSNEENFVTVLSGTENTSPSNTIRRLSLQNGKDNHSMTWATKSLQQVRSVFVFPSALDSMPALDSFRVTRVLDLQGCNLSQSYSLKHLGKLFHLRFLGLRGTGISHIPEEIGNMSSLQTLDVKRNKISCLPPTVIQLRNLMFLYIDWSTRLPNGIGNMTCLETLLLRIDDSTLDITEEIGQLLELRLLRIVLDKWNNKMVEHLNKLQKIKNLYIEVINGQRSIGGLDSLVAPRHLWRLNTVRSCWFSTLPAWMASALIPNLSFLWIAVRELQPKDLEVLGRLPALHSLELEVDHVNLGILGRFIVGSELFPCLVHCKFWGFVEPVVFQEGAMPRLKELYFDLFFISSDRDLDMGMENLPLLQDVFIEFRSEVASTEEVDQAKTALRRGAEIHPNHPRLTIYSD
- the LOC120644991 gene encoding disease resistance protein PIK6-NP-like isoform X2; the encoded protein is MEVVTGALPRLLPKLADLLVGEYNLQKGVKGEIMFLQAELESMKAALEKLSDAPADRLDKQDKIWARDVRELTYDIEDSIDAFMVRGKGSEPPQPHHGFKKFIYRSLNLLTRAKFRRKVATDIRDIKSRVMEVCERRERYKISGVADQPANATFDPRLVFQYAEATELVGVEETRDEVVKILMGGDEVSKEEDKIVSIVGFGGLGKTTLANAVYEKIRSQFDCSAFVSVSRNPHMEKLFQDMFYQLAKRNNARINVIDEIREFLQSKRYRIIITTRNVNVAEEVGGAYELKPLCLQESRTLLYRRIFHNEDKVKCPDEQLAEVSDRILKKCAGVPLAIITIASLLASKGGMILEWYELCNSVGTGLENNQDVRNMRNILSLSYYDMPAHLRTCFLYLSVFPEDYMINKVCLINMWIAEGFIQSGKQGQTLLEVGESYFNDLINRSMIQPMYDWYSGSIQGCQVHDMVLDLICSLSNEENFVTVLSGTENTSPSNTIRRLSLQNGKDNHSMTWATKSLQQVRSVFVFPSALDSMPALDSFRVTRVLDLQGCNLSQSYSLKHLGKLFHLRFLGLRGTGISHIPEEIGNMSSLQTLDVKRNKISCLPPTVIQLRNLMFLYIDWSTRLPNGIGNMTCLETLLLRIDDSTLDITEEIGQLLELRLLRIVLDKWNNKMVEHLNKLQKIKNLYIEVINGQRSIGGLDSLVAPRHLWRLNTVRSCWFSTLPAWMASALIPNLSFLWIAVRELQPKDLEVLGRLPALHSLELEVDHVNLGILGRFIVGSELFPCLVHCKFWGFVEPVVFQEGAMPRLKELYFDLFFISSDRDLDMGMENLPLLQDVFIEFRSEVASTEEVDQAKTALRRGAEIHPNHPRLTIYSD